The Synechococcus sp. RS9909 genomic interval GCCGGTATGGACCCACAGCGCTGCAGCCCGCCGCTGCGCAACGACGCCTCGGCTTCCACCTGCTGGCGGTAGCTCAGCTCGGCTTCTGCTTCCAGGGCGCTATCGATCTCATCCACCCGCGCCAGGCATTGCTGGATCGCCGGCAGCACCTCTTCCTCAAGCCGGGAGATCTCCTCTTCTCCATAGGGCCGATTAATCCAGGTGCGGCGCAGCGGCCGGCCGGCATGACCCCTGAGGATCGATTCGATGGCCTTGCCGCAGGACTCCAGCAGCAGGAACGGATCCTCCTCTGGCCGGCAGAACGGCGAGGCAGCAGCAGAGAAGCCAGTGGATGGGATGGCCATGGTGATCGGCGCCAGAACGGCGCAGCGATGGGACCGATCCCAGCGGAGGCCCGACGTCAGGAGGGCCTCAGACTGGAGAGGCCCGAGCAAGCCTTCCCCACGGAGCCGACCATTCCGCTGCTGGTGAACGATCCGCGAACAGTCGATAGCATTGCTATCAGCGTTGGGTGACGCCATGGCTGACCTGTTGGTGCGGGGTGTCGATGACGCCCTCGTGCAGGCCCTCAAGAAGCGGGCCGGGGCCCATGGACGCAGTCAGGAAGCCGAGCTGCGGGCGATCCTGTCCGCGGCGCTGCTGAGCCCACCGCGGCGCAAGCTGGCGGACCTACTGGCGGCCATGCCGGATGTGGGCGTGGATGCCGATTTCCAGCGCCACGACGAGCCAGCGGCGGCGGCCGATGTTTTTGATTGACACCAACGTGATCAGCGAGGCGCGCAAAGGCCGCCGCGCAGATCCAGGGGTGCAGGCCTTCTGGGCAGAGACCGCCCGCGACGACACCCCGCTGTTTCTGGCGGCCGTCACCATCGGTGAGCTGCGCCGCGGCGTGGAGTTGATCCGTTACCGGGGGGATCACCCGCAGGCCCAGCTGCTGGAGCAGTGGCTGCTGGAGGTGCTGGAGACCTACGGCGATCGGGTGCTGGACCTCGATGGTGATGCGGCCCAGATCTGGGGGCGATTGCGGGTGCCCAATCCCCACAACGCCATCGATAAGCAGATCGCTGCCATCGCCCTGCTGCACAACCTCACCGTGGTGACGCGCAACACCGATGATTTCGCCGGCTGCGGGGTGCGGCTGCTGAACCCGTTTCAGGTCCTCTGACGGTCGGATCGCCCATCGACCTCAGCATCTGCTCACCAACGGTTCACCGGTCCATCCGCGTCAGCGCGGCTCCACCCAGCAGCGCCAGCAGCAGGTTGAGGGTGGAATCAAAGCCGCCCTGCAGCTGCTCCAGCGTGCCGGGGCAGATCTGCCCGATCGGCCGGCCTTCCATGGCCCGCTGGCCGCAGACCCCGGCGGCGAGGGAATAGACCAACAGCTGGGTGCCGATCACCACCGCCAGGATCTTGAACACAAACCGCTCCCGGTCAAACGGCGGCTTGGGCGGCCGGGGCACTGGGTCGGCTTGCATCGCTGCTCCTCCCAGGCGATCAGGACCCAACCGGCGGCAGCACGAGCGCGCCGCTCTGCAGCAGCCCCCAGATGCGCTGGGCCTCCGCCTGGCGTCGCTCGGTGTGGGGCGTGCCCGGCCTGAAATAGCCCTCGGCTGTTGCCGCTGATCCGGTCCAGTAGGCCGCCGCTGCGGCTGGAGTCATGCCATGAGGCCGATCCTCAAAGACGCAGGTCCAACCGATCAACGAGCCCTCCGGCGGATCGTGCAGGCCGGCGTACTCCTCGGCGAAGTACTGCTCCTGCCAGTCGTTGCTGTTGGGATCGATCCCGTCAGCGATGGCCTGCAGCCGAGCAGCGTCATAGGCGGTGCGGCGCACGCCCGTGTACTGCATGGCGCCGCGGCCGGCGCCACTGCCGGCCTCCACCACATCAAGGTTCTCCAGCTCCGGTTCACCGGTTTCGACGACCATGCAGCCGAGGAAACCGCAGGCCTCTTCCGCCGTGAGGGATTGGATGACGCCGAGGCTGGCCTCGGTGACGGCGCTGCTGCAGAAGAACTCCAGCCAGTGCTGCAGGTTGGCGTGGGCCAGGGATGGCTCCCCAAAGGTGCATCCCCCTGGGGCCTGGCCCGTCGACACTTTTTTTCCTGGAACACCCCCACGTAGACGGTGCCCTGGCGGTAGAGGGGTAACACCTTGTCGCGCAGATCAGCGTTGTGCAGGCGCACGCAACCGAGGGTGGGGTGCAGGGGCTGCTGCGGTGCCCAGGCCCCAGGCCAGCCGCAGGCCGATCCGCCGCCGTGGAGCATGATCCCGGCCCGACCAACGGCCACCTCCTGGCCCTCCAGCTCCTCCATGTCGAAGGAGTACCAGCCGTAGCCCATGGCGGTGTCGGAGCAGGGGGGATTGGGGTTCTGCTCGTAGTCCGCATAGAGCTTCCCGAGCTTGTAGAGCCCAGGCGGTGTGTCGGTGTTGGTGTGGCTCCAGTCGGTGTCAGCACCCTGGCCGCGCGCCAGGCAGGGAATCTTCCAGAGGAAGGCCCCGGTGTGGTCGTAGGCCTCCATGTCCTCGTCCCGGTCATTCACCAGCAGGTAGGTGTCGCCGGCCTGGACAGGGGCGGCCATCTGCGGGCCGGCCATGCCGGCTTCCTCTGAACCGCGGGGATCCAACCCACCGGTGGGAGTTGGCGGCTGGGATGGCTGCTCGCTGTAGGTGACGGCCCAGGGGGCCTGCTCATCGAGGATCGCGGCCCCTTGGTCGCTGCTGCCGATGGCGGCATACAGCTGCAGAACGCCGCGCAGCTGTTGCGGCTGGCCTGAGTAGAAGCGGAAGCGATCGGCAAACCGCTCGGCGCTCATCGGGGTGGTCATGGGATGGGGTGCTGACCCCTGCCCTTGCCAGCGGGCGCTCAACCCTGCGTCTGCCTGGATCCCGCGCACCCGTGATGCGGTGGGCTGGGAAACCCTGCTGATCCATCCGATACTGAATGGATCCGACTGGTGCCATGGCCAGCGCAGACACTCTGCTTGTATTCGGTCCTGATCAGGTGCTTGCACTGCTGCGTGAGCGCCAAAGCGAATGGCGGCAGCGCTATCAGGTGCAACGCATTGGGCTGTTCGGCTCCATGGCTCGCAACCAGACCACGGCCTCCAGTGACGTAGATGTGTGGGTTGAACTCGATCCCCTCACGCCCTATGCCACCGTCCACCTGAAGCAGGAGCTGGAGGAGTTGCTGCAGCGCCCGGTTGATCTGGTGCGTTTGAGGGAGCGCATGAATCCCGCCCTACGGCAGGCCATACTGCAAGAAGGCATCAGCGCGTGAGCGGTGACCTGTTGTTGCTGCTTACCCCGCTGCGGCAGGCCCTGGAGCGGATCGAGCGCAAGGCACAACCCTTGCTGATGGATCCGGCACTGCTGGACCATGAGGAAGGCCAGGACCTGCTCGATGTGATTTGCATGCAGTTCCTGGCAGCCGGGGAAGCACTCAAACGACTGGACAAGCTCCAGCCTGGGCTTCTGGCAGCGAGCTTTCCTGCTGTCGACTGGAAGGGAGCTATGGGGTTTCGCGATGTCATTGCGCATCAGTACTTCGATCTCGACGCCGAGCAGGTGCTGCTGATCTGCCAGCAGGCCCTACCCGGCGTTCTGGCTGCCGTTCGCGACCTTGAGCAACGCAGTCAGGACACGACCTAAGCCAGAGCCGATGACTGCCCCCGGATGGGGGCAATTGCGGGCCAGCAAACTCCTGCCCACGGCCCCGCAGCTGGGCATCCAGCCACAGCGTCATCCCATCAACACCGGATGGTGGATTTCCTGGGCGGCGTAATCCAGGGCGGCGCTGAGGTCTTCAGGTTCCAGATCAGGGAAGTCGGCCAGGATCTGCTCGCTGCTCAGGCCCGCGGCATAAAGCTCCAGCACATCACGCACGCGAATGCGCATGCCCCGAATGCAGGGCTTCCCGCCGCACTGCTCCGGGTTGTGGGTGATGCGGGATGAGAGCATGGACCCAGGCTAAGCGGCTTTCCTGGTTGTCGATCACACCGCCGCCGCAGCCCCTGACGCACCTGGCAACAGCTGCTGTTGTCACTGGGGCGAAGCCCCGGGAGCGTGCCCTTGGGCCTGACGCTGATCGACGCGCAGAAAGTCGCCCGCCGCGCCGAACAGCTCGCGGTGCTCAAGACCGTTGCAGAGGAGCAGTTGCTGCGCTTGCCCGGCCGCTACGTCTGAGCAGCCACCAGGGGCTGGATCTGCTCCAGCTCGTCGGCCAGTTCAGCGCTGGCCAGCTCAGTGTCGTGGGCGGCCTGGGCCCGCAGCCAGTACCCGGGACTGAGGCCCAGAAACCGGCAGAGGCGCAGATCGGTATCGGCGGTGATCGCCCGCTGGCCCGTCACGATTTCACTGATCCGTGAGGCCGGCACGCCAATGGCCTTGGCCAGCCGGTACTGACTGACACCCAGCGGCTGCAGGAACTCCTCCTGCAGCAGTTCACCGGGGGGGATGGGGGGTAGACGGTTCATGGCAAGGATCAGTGGTAGTCGACGATTTCGACGGCATCGGGGCCGGCGGCCGTCCAGATGAAGCAGAGACGGAACTGGTCGTTGATGCGGATGCTGTGCTGGCCTGCGCGATCACCCCGCAGGGCCTCTAGTCGGTTGCCCGGGGGAACACGCAGGTCGTCCAGACGGCCTGCGATCTCCAGCTGCCTGAGCTTGCGGCGGGCTACGCGTTCAAAGGACTGGAACCTGGGCACGGCCCAGCCCTGGGCCAATCGTTCGGTGTCGGGACATCGGAACGAGCGGATCATCCATCCACCTTAGTTCCGCAGCGCAGAACGGTTGCTGTCTGCTGCGCGAAGGGGCCAGCCAGCCCTGCTTGCGCACCTGGCAACAGCTGCTGTTGTCACTGGGGCGAGGCCCCGGGAGCGTGCCCTTGGGCCTGACCTTGATCGAGGCGCAGAAATACGCCCGCCGTGCCGAGCAGCTGGCGGTGCTCAAGACCTTCGCGGAGGGGGAGCTGCTGCGCCGCCTGCCCTTCCGCAACCTCGTCGGCGGCTCGTTGAGCTTCCCGGCGGAGACCAAGCTCCCCCGCGTGGGTTTTCGGGCGGTGAACGAGGGCTACCGCCAGAGCTACGGGGTGATCAACTCCGATTCGGAGTTCGTGCACCTGTTTGGCGGCGACCTGGATGTGGACCGCTCGATCGTGGACCTGCAGGGCCCTGAGGCCCGCGCTGCCCAGACCGAAATGAAGGTGCGCTCGATGCGCCTCACCTTGGAGGCCGCGATCATCAACGGCGATGACACCTTCGATCCGCGGGCGTTTAACGGGCTGAGCAAACGCCTGGTGCCGGGCGCGGACCAGACGATCGACAACGGCGGCAGCACCCTCAACCTGCTGGCGCTGGAGGCGCTGACCGACAGCGTGATCGGCTACGGCGGCGACAAGGTGCTGATCGCCAGCAAGGCGGCCCGCCGCCAGATCAGCACCGCCTCCCGCCAGGCCGGCGGCGATCTGTATGAGGTGATCGACGGCCGGCACTTCTTCGAGGGGATC includes:
- a CDS encoding DNA-binding protein, whose protein sequence is MADLLVRGVDDALVQALKKRAGAHGRSQEAELRAILSAALLSPPRRKLADLLAAMPDVGVDADFQRHDEPAAAADVFD
- a CDS encoding type II toxin-antitoxin system VapC family toxin — its product is MFLIDTNVISEARKGRRADPGVQAFWAETARDDTPLFLAAVTIGELRRGVELIRYRGDHPQAQLLEQWLLEVLETYGDRVLDLDGDAAQIWGRLRVPNPHNAIDKQIAAIALLHNLTVVTRNTDDFAGCGVRLLNPFQVL
- a CDS encoding type II toxin-antitoxin system RelE/ParE family toxin, whose protein sequence is MPRFQSFERVARRKLRQLEIAGRLDDLRVPPGNRLEALRGDRAGQHSIRINDQFRLCFIWTAAGPDAVEIVDYH
- a CDS encoding DUF86 domain-containing protein, which codes for MSGDLLLLLTPLRQALERIERKAQPLLMDPALLDHEEGQDLLDVICMQFLAAGEALKRLDKLQPGLLAASFPAVDWKGAMGFRDVIAHQYFDLDAEQVLLICQQALPGVLAAVRDLEQRSQDTT
- a CDS encoding nucleotidyltransferase family protein, producing MASADTLLVFGPDQVLALLRERQSEWRQRYQVQRIGLFGSMARNQTTASSDVDVWVELDPLTPYATVHLKQELEELLQRPVDLVRLRERMNPALRQAILQEGISA
- a CDS encoding DUF433 domain-containing protein; translation: MLSSRITHNPEQCGGKPCIRGMRIRVRDVLELYAAGLSSEQILADFPDLEPEDLSAALDYAAQEIHHPVLMG
- a CDS encoding HigA family addiction module antitoxin, with amino-acid sequence MNRLPPIPPGELLQEEFLQPLGVSQYRLAKAIGVPASRISEIVTGQRAITADTDLRLCRFLGLSPGYWLRAQAAHDTELASAELADELEQIQPLVAAQT
- a CDS encoding major capsid protein — its product is MPLGLTLIEAQKYARRAEQLAVLKTFAEGELLRRLPFRNLVGGSLSFPAETKLPRVGFRAVNEGYRQSYGVINSDSEFVHLFGGDLDVDRSIVDLQGPEARAAQTEMKVRSMRLTLEAAIINGDDTFDPRAFNGLSKRLVPGADQTIDNGGSTLNLLALEALTDSVIGYGGDKVLIASKAARRQISTASRQAGGDLYEVIDGRHFFEGIEILLVEEDAEGHAVLGYDEPGDTTSIYCCVLGDAAVCGLQGPFEGRYGISVRDFGEVHDAPVFRTRVDWYVGFAVCNRKAAARLFNVAPMPLVV